Proteins from one Deinococcus sp. AB2017081 genomic window:
- a CDS encoding alpha/beta hydrolase, producing MAAVCPSSVLRRLACGGAALMLALGAAQAAADPPLTRIPAVRVQRAGVTVPGTPAQYNASITVRYGPSRPRAILLLMPGYLGGAGSFDRLARQIVARDPGVAVWAVDRRSNTLEPQAQLAGADTATLTRIVQDGLPVVPPGRVAFMRDWGLDVTLRDWRAAVQEARRVTPDVFLGGHSLGAGLTGLYAAYDFGGRAGADDVRGLVMLDGLPGTLADREINTDQYDQGGLNALGVLPGLRQLDRQPYVNTLVFGPRLASQAAAQARLAAAAPDALAPERGLSAVPATNLAACLLQLESRYALLPFMTVQTGQPTNAIEAPSFLALALGGRDSHWLVGPQDTSRPVGWQDDPAAPTDGQDFVNRYWTPLADYTEWYFPNRLTLDVAAARTGTVGTPFEQTLHVWHTSALTLPVLGIAAQRGVTQAADFVAYGKKTRGAVTVRTLPGASHLDIVAARSDQVARWIVEWMRPLRTPTPGPMAGPTDLDLAAAHVSP from the coding sequence ATGGCTGCCGTGTGTCCCTCGTCTGTCCTCCGCCGGCTGGCGTGCGGCGGGGCCGCGCTCATGCTGGCGCTGGGCGCGGCGCAGGCCGCCGCTGACCCGCCGCTGACCCGCATTCCCGCCGTCCGTGTGCAGCGGGCGGGCGTGACCGTGCCCGGCACGCCCGCCCAGTACAACGCCAGCATCACGGTGCGGTACGGCCCGAGCCGGCCACGGGCGATCCTGCTGCTCATGCCCGGCTACCTGGGTGGCGCGGGCAGCTTCGACCGGCTGGCGCGGCAGATCGTGGCGCGGGATCCGGGCGTGGCGGTGTGGGCGGTCGACCGGCGCAGCAATACCCTCGAGCCGCAGGCGCAGCTGGCGGGCGCGGACACGGCCACCCTGACCCGGATCGTGCAGGACGGTCTGCCCGTGGTGCCGCCGGGCCGCGTGGCCTTCATGCGCGACTGGGGGCTGGACGTCACGCTGCGCGACTGGCGGGCGGCCGTGCAGGAGGCCCGCCGCGTGACTCCCGACGTCTTCCTGGGCGGGCACTCGCTGGGGGCCGGCCTGACCGGACTGTACGCCGCCTATGACTTCGGCGGCCGGGCCGGGGCCGACGACGTGCGCGGGCTGGTCATGCTCGACGGCCTGCCCGGCACGCTGGCCGACCGCGAGATCAACACCGACCAGTACGACCAGGGCGGCCTGAATGCGCTGGGTGTGCTGCCGGGTCTCCGACAGCTCGACCGGCAGCCCTATGTGAACACGCTGGTCTTCGGCCCCAGGCTCGCCAGTCAGGCGGCGGCGCAGGCCCGGCTGGCCGCCGCCGCCCCGGACGCCCTGGCCCCGGAGCGTGGCCTGAGCGCGGTGCCTGCCACCAACCTCGCCGCGTGTCTCCTGCAGCTGGAGAGCCGTTATGCCCTGCTGCCGTTCATGACGGTGCAGACCGGACAGCCCACCAACGCCATCGAGGCCCCCAGCTTCCTGGCCCTGGCTCTGGGCGGGCGCGACAGCCACTGGCTGGTCGGGCCACAGGACACCTCGCGCCCGGTCGGGTGGCAGGATGACCCGGCCGCCCCCACCGACGGCCAGGACTTCGTGAACCGCTACTGGACGCCGCTCGCGGACTACACCGAGTGGTACTTCCCGAACCGCCTGACCCTGGACGTGGCCGCCGCCCGCACCGGTACCGTGGGCACGCCGTTCGAACAGACCCTGCACGTGTGGCATACCTCCGCCCTGACGCTGCCGGTACTGGGGATCGCGGCCCAGAGGGGGGTCACGCAGGCAGCGGACTTCGTGGCATATGGGAAGAAGACGCGCGGAGCGGTGACCGTCCGCACCCTGCCCGGAGCGTCACACCTCGATATCGTCGCCGCCCGCAGCGACCAGGTGGCCCGCTGGATCGTCGAGTGGATGCGGCCCCTGCGGACGCCCACACCGGGCCCCATGGCCGGGCCGACCGACCTTGATCTCGCTGCCGCCCACGTCAGTCCGTGA
- a CDS encoding N-acetylmannosamine-6-phosphate 2-epimerase, whose product MSADVLERLRGGLVVSCQADPGSPLRDPFIIGRLALAAVMGGARGVRIQGFDNVGAVRAVTDVPIIGLTKTDRDDTDVYITPTAAEAVRLAELGAQIVALDGTDRPRPEPLAAMFAAVHGAGALVMADISTVDEARLALAAGADIVGTTLSGYTPHSRPGPEADWMLLDELRHAGLPFAAEGRLNAPDDAARAMSAGAAFVVVGSAITRPDVITGWFTRALQDALPE is encoded by the coding sequence ATGTCGGCAGATGTGCTGGAGCGGTTGCGTGGCGGACTGGTGGTGTCGTGTCAGGCGGATCCGGGCAGTCCGCTGCGCGATCCGTTCATCATCGGGCGGCTGGCGCTGGCGGCCGTCATGGGCGGCGCCCGCGGCGTCCGGATCCAGGGCTTCGACAACGTCGGCGCCGTGCGGGCGGTGACGGACGTCCCGATCATCGGTCTGACGAAGACTGACCGCGACGACACGGACGTGTACATCACCCCGACCGCTGCCGAGGCGGTGCGGCTGGCCGAACTCGGGGCGCAGATCGTCGCCCTGGACGGCACCGACCGCCCCCGGCCGGAGCCGCTGGCGGCGATGTTCGCTGCGGTTCACGGCGCGGGTGCCCTGGTCATGGCCGACATCAGCACCGTGGACGAGGCGCGGCTGGCCCTGGCGGCCGGCGCAGACATCGTGGGCACCACCCTGAGTGGATACACCCCGCACAGCCGCCCCGGCCCCGAGGCGGACTGGATGCTGCTGGACGAGCTGCGCCACGCCGGCCTGCCCTTCGCCGCCGAGGGCCGACTGAACGCACCGGACGACGCAGCCCGTGCCATGTCGGCGGGCGCGGCGTTCGTGGTCGTGGGCAGCGCGATCACCCGGCCGGATGTGATCACCGGGTGGTTCACCCGCGCGCTGCAGGACGCGCTCCCGGAATGA
- a CDS encoding response regulator, with translation MRVLLVEDNQDDAYLTQEAFLSLDPTPEFTVCSDGVEAMEYLHRRLDHGESLPDIVLMDLNMPRMDGFGLLEHLKQDTALRRLPVLVFSTSNSRDDIRRAYDKYANSYICKPRLFSEYEDVVQAVRSFWMQTASLPS, from the coding sequence ATGCGCGTCCTGCTGGTCGAGGACAACCAGGACGACGCCTACCTGACCCAGGAGGCGTTCCTGTCCCTGGATCCCACTCCAGAATTCACGGTGTGCTCCGACGGCGTGGAGGCCATGGAGTACCTGCACCGTCGGCTCGACCACGGCGAGTCCCTGCCGGATATCGTCCTGATGGATCTGAACATGCCCCGCATGGACGGTTTCGGGCTGCTCGAGCACCTCAAGCAGGACACGGCGCTGCGGCGCCTGCCGGTGCTGGTGTTCAGCACCAGCAATTCCCGTGACGACATCCGCCGCGCGTACGACAAGTACGCCAACTCGTACATCTGCAAGCCCCGGCTGTTCAGCGAGTACGAGGACGTGGTGCAGGCTGTCCGCAGCTTCTGGATGCAGACCGCCAGCCTGCCCAGCTGA
- a CDS encoding DUF2721 domain-containing protein: protein MVDSSLQVLTSMITPAVLISGAGTLLMSTSTRVGRATDRVRQLTARFKVLVSEQGRTEPLAREEKQMIMRQLPRLARRSQLLTRAMTAMYVAVALLVLTSIMIGAASLAKLDFGLAPILLAILGSGSLAFAALTLSYEMRLSARTTKEEMQFLVGLGQHYAGMYAEEKVP from the coding sequence ATGGTCGACAGCAGCCTTCAGGTGCTCACCAGCATGATCACTCCCGCCGTCCTGATCAGCGGGGCCGGCACCCTGCTCATGAGCACCAGCACCCGCGTCGGCCGCGCGACCGACCGCGTGCGCCAGCTCACGGCGCGGTTCAAGGTGCTCGTCAGCGAGCAGGGCCGCACCGAGCCGCTGGCCCGCGAGGAAAAGCAGATGATCATGCGCCAGCTGCCGCGCCTGGCCCGCCGCAGCCAGCTCCTGACCCGTGCCATGACCGCCATGTACGTCGCCGTGGCCCTGCTCGTCCTGACCAGCATCATGATCGGCGCGGCCAGCCTGGCGAAACTCGACTTCGGCCTGGCCCCGATCCTGCTCGCCATCCTCGGCTCCGGCTCGCTGGCCTTTGCCGCCCTGACCCTCAGTTACGAAATGCGCCTGAGCGCCCGCACCACCAAGGAGGAGATGCAGTTTCTGGTGGGCCTGGGGCAGCACTACGCAGGGATGTATGCAGAGGAGAAGGTGCCGTAG
- a CDS encoding SIS domain-containing protein, producing the protein MTAADSVMLREAREAPQVIARQRRENREVVAALAHAIRERRPAYAVTVARGSSDHACTVLKYALETELRLPVACLGPSVLTLYGTRLDLRGALVIAVSQSGASPDVVENVRAARESGALTAALVNVEDSDLAQAAEFVLPLRCGEERAVAATKSYLASLYALLPVVATLTGDSALHTALEGLPTVLERTLALEEHASTLAERYRFAENLLVLARGLHYGVAQEAALKLKETSGIHAEAYSAAEFAHGPRRLLAEGLPLLGFAPADAAATATEAAYADLIAGHADLRSIGPAPDSTLVTPGTGHAVTDTIPSALAFYLFAAHLARHRGLNPDAPPGLSKVTRTR; encoded by the coding sequence ATGACGGCCGCCGATTCCGTGATGCTCCGGGAAGCCCGCGAGGCCCCGCAGGTCATCGCGCGGCAACGGCGCGAGAACCGGGAGGTCGTGGCCGCGCTGGCGCACGCCATCCGAGAGCGCCGCCCCGCGTACGCGGTCACGGTGGCCCGTGGCAGCAGCGATCACGCCTGCACCGTGCTCAAGTACGCGCTGGAGACCGAACTGCGCCTGCCCGTCGCCTGCCTCGGCCCCAGCGTCCTGACGCTGTACGGTACCCGGCTCGACCTGCGCGGCGCCCTGGTGATCGCCGTATCACAGAGCGGGGCCAGCCCGGACGTCGTCGAGAACGTCCGCGCCGCCCGTGAGAGCGGCGCCCTGACCGCCGCGCTGGTGAACGTCGAGGACAGCGATCTCGCGCAGGCCGCGGAGTTCGTGCTGCCGCTGCGCTGCGGCGAGGAACGCGCTGTGGCCGCCACCAAGAGCTACCTTGCCAGCCTGTACGCTCTTCTGCCGGTGGTCGCCACCCTGACCGGCGACAGTGCGCTGCACACGGCGTTGGAGGGCCTGCCGACCGTACTGGAGCGCACGCTGGCCCTGGAGGAACACGCCAGCACCCTGGCCGAGCGCTACCGGTTCGCGGAGAACCTGCTGGTGCTCGCCCGTGGCCTGCACTACGGCGTGGCGCAGGAGGCCGCGCTGAAACTCAAGGAGACCAGCGGCATCCACGCCGAGGCGTATTCCGCTGCCGAATTCGCCCACGGCCCGCGCCGCCTGCTCGCCGAGGGCCTGCCGCTGCTGGGCTTCGCGCCCGCCGACGCGGCCGCAACGGCCACGGAGGCTGCCTACGCCGACCTGATCGCCGGCCATGCCGACCTGCGGTCGATCGGCCCCGCTCCAGACAGCACGCTGGTGACCCCCGGCACCGGCCACGCCGTGACCGACACCATACCCAGCGCCCTGGCCTTCTACCTGTTTGCCGCCCATCTGGCCCGCCACCGCGGCCTGAATCCCGACGCGCCGCCGGGGCTGAGCAAGGTCACCCGCACGCGCTGA
- the nagA gene encoding N-acetylglucosamine-6-phosphate deacetylase, translating to MSAPTPTTLTGQLVIGEQLIPGRIDFTDTITSITPQPDAPDTLIVPGFVDAHVHGGHGADTMDGPDGVRQLARFHARHGTTTLLPTTITNPWERVLHALDAVRDVMRSGMDDGPDIPGAHLEGPFISPGRLGAQPPNTVLPTSERVAQVLEGGVVRAVTIAPELPGALEAALAMGAAGIRIGVGHTRADAATVTAFLNALHAQGIRTCSTHLYNAMGGIEGRDPGVPGALLADPHAFHEVILDLLHVHPTSFLLARAAAPGRVTLVTDAMRAAGLGDGDSELGGQRVVVRGGEARLEGGSLAGSLLTMDAALRHAVQSGVPLPEASRMASAVPAASLNLNDRGTLSAGQRADVVVLSPALEVQAVYVAGVPVPGVGA from the coding sequence ATGTCTGCACCCACGCCCACCACCCTGACCGGCCAGCTCGTGATCGGAGAGCAGCTGATTCCCGGCCGGATCGACTTCACGGACACCATCACCAGCATCACGCCGCAGCCGGACGCCCCGGACACGCTGATCGTGCCGGGATTCGTCGACGCGCACGTCCACGGCGGTCACGGCGCGGACACCATGGACGGCCCGGATGGCGTGCGGCAGCTCGCCCGCTTCCACGCCCGGCACGGCACGACCACGCTGCTGCCCACGACCATCACCAACCCCTGGGAGCGTGTCCTGCATGCCCTGGATGCTGTGCGGGACGTCATGCGCAGTGGCATGGATGACGGCCCGGATATTCCCGGCGCGCACCTCGAAGGGCCGTTCATCAGCCCCGGCCGCCTGGGGGCACAGCCGCCGAACACGGTGCTGCCCACGTCGGAACGGGTGGCCCAGGTGCTGGAGGGCGGGGTCGTCCGTGCCGTGACCATCGCCCCGGAGCTGCCGGGGGCCCTGGAGGCCGCGCTGGCGATGGGGGCCGCTGGCATCCGCATCGGCGTGGGACACACCCGCGCCGACGCCGCAACCGTCACCGCCTTCCTGAACGCCCTGCACGCGCAGGGCATCCGCACGTGCTCCACACACCTGTACAACGCCATGGGCGGCATCGAGGGCCGCGATCCCGGCGTGCCCGGTGCCCTGCTGGCCGACCCGCACGCCTTCCATGAGGTCATCCTTGACCTGCTGCACGTGCATCCCACGTCGTTCCTGCTGGCCCGCGCCGCCGCGCCGGGGCGCGTCACGCTGGTCACGGACGCCATGCGGGCGGCTGGCCTGGGCGACGGCGACAGTGAACTCGGCGGCCAGCGGGTGGTCGTGCGCGGCGGCGAGGCCCGCCTGGAGGGTGGATCGCTGGCAGGCAGCCTGCTCACCATGGACGCGGCGCTGCGGCATGCGGTGCAGTCCGGCGTACCGCTCCCCGAGGCGAGCCGGATGGCCAGCGCCGTGCCCGCCGCGTCCCTGAACCTGAACGACCGGGGCACGTTGAGCGCCGGGCAGCGGGCCGATGTGGTGGTGCTGTCGCCGGCGCTGGAGGTGCAGGCCGTCTACGTGGCCGGGGTGCCCGTACCGGGAGTGGGCGCATGA
- a CDS encoding aminotransferase class I/II-fold pyridoxal phosphate-dependent enzyme — MWASDRASAVPGSVFSLMDQAMGRARAAGLPVIDLSIGSSDLHPPAAVLDVLRDATRDPATYRYPMVSDTRPLRMAAADYLHRRFGVQVNADGEVVPLIGAQEGLAHLLLAVTDPGDTLLLPDPCYPPYLGAAAVAGLNVVTLPLHVERGFLPDLDAVPAGVRPRVLLLNYPNNPTSAVADLAFFERAAGWCRARGTLLVHDNPYAELTFGTYRAPSALQAGVDGVVELHSLSKTHHMGGFRVGFAAGDAGALAALARVKGAVDFHPYLGIQRAAALALGLPEDVGREGAATFEARRDALVPALQRLDWDVTLPQASMFVWARVPGLTDSVAFAVQLAAQTGVAVSPGRAFGVQGEGFVRLALVQPPAALERAARALSGAAIPSGSAPLAR, encoded by the coding sequence ATGTGGGCTTCAGACCGTGCCAGTGCCGTGCCGGGCAGCGTGTTCTCGCTGATGGATCAGGCCATGGGCCGCGCCCGCGCCGCCGGCCTCCCCGTCATCGACCTGAGCATCGGCAGCAGCGACCTGCACCCGCCTGCGGCCGTGCTGGATGTCCTGCGGGACGCGACGCGGGATCCGGCCACGTACCGCTACCCCATGGTGAGCGACACCCGGCCCCTGCGGATGGCAGCGGCCGACTATCTGCACCGCCGTTTCGGGGTGCAGGTGAACGCCGACGGCGAGGTCGTGCCGCTGATCGGAGCACAGGAAGGGCTGGCGCACCTGCTGCTGGCCGTGACCGATCCCGGCGACACGCTGCTGCTGCCGGATCCGTGTTACCCGCCCTATCTGGGGGCGGCGGCCGTGGCGGGGCTGAACGTGGTCACGTTGCCGCTGCACGTGGAACGCGGGTTCCTGCCGGATCTGGACGCCGTGCCGGCGGGCGTGCGGCCCCGCGTGCTGCTGCTGAACTATCCGAACAACCCGACGTCGGCCGTGGCGGATCTGGCCTTCTTCGAGCGCGCTGCCGGGTGGTGCCGGGCCCGGGGCACCCTGCTGGTACACGACAACCCCTATGCCGAGCTGACCTTCGGCACCTACCGTGCTCCCAGTGCCCTGCAGGCCGGGGTGGACGGTGTGGTGGAACTGCACTCGCTGAGCAAGACCCACCACATGGGCGGCTTCCGCGTGGGCTTCGCGGCGGGTGACGCGGGGGCACTGGCCGCCCTGGCCCGCGTGAAGGGTGCCGTGGACTTCCATCCGTACCTGGGCATCCAGCGGGCGGCGGCGCTCGCGCTCGGACTGCCGGAGGACGTGGGCCGGGAGGGCGCGGCGACCTTCGAGGCGCGGCGGGACGCCCTGGTGCCGGCCCTGCAACGCCTGGACTGGGACGTGACGCTGCCGCAGGCGAGCATGTTCGTGTGGGCACGGGTGCCGGGCCTGACGGACTCGGTGGCCTTTGCCGTGCAGCTGGCCGCGCAGACCGGTGTGGCCGTCAGTCCGGGCCGGGCCTTCGGCGTGCAGGGGGAGGGCTTCGTGCGCCTCGCCCTGGTGCAGCCGCCCGCTGCCCTGGAACGGGCCGCGCGGGCCCTGTCCGGGGCGGCCATCCCGTCGGGCAGCGCTCCGCTGGCCCGCTGA
- a CDS encoding ion transporter, with amino-acid sequence MHSAGRERAAWRNALANIIDNTDTRAGRLFDVLLIAAIVLSVVAVMLDSVGVYQARYGATLRGLEWILTVLFTVEYVLRLVAARSARQYALSFFGVVDILSILPAYVALLVPGAQFLLIIRVLRLLRIFRIFKLARYLSEASVLTTALRASLAKITVFLAVVLTLVVVIGTLMYVVEGPQYGFTSIPTSIYWAVVTLTTVGYGDIAPKTPVGKTLASVAMILGYGIIAVPTGIVTVGLAQAQASRRSDRLCPRCGLERHEPDARYCRRCGQNLPESGSGAIPELP; translated from the coding sequence ATGCACAGCGCTGGGCGGGAACGGGCAGCGTGGCGAAACGCGCTCGCGAACATCATCGACAACACCGACACGCGGGCCGGACGGCTCTTCGACGTGCTGCTGATCGCGGCCATCGTGCTGAGCGTGGTGGCCGTCATGCTCGACAGTGTCGGCGTGTACCAGGCCCGGTACGGCGCCACCCTGCGCGGCCTGGAATGGATCCTGACCGTGCTGTTTACCGTGGAGTACGTGCTGCGGCTGGTGGCGGCGCGCTCGGCCCGGCAGTATGCGCTCAGCTTCTTCGGAGTGGTGGACATCCTGTCCATCCTGCCGGCCTATGTGGCGCTGCTGGTGCCCGGAGCGCAGTTCCTGCTGATCATCCGAGTGCTGAGGCTGCTGCGGATCTTCCGGATCTTCAAACTGGCCCGCTACCTGTCGGAGGCGAGCGTGCTCACGACTGCGCTGCGGGCGAGTCTGGCGAAGATCACGGTGTTCCTGGCAGTGGTGCTCACCCTGGTCGTGGTGATCGGCACCCTGATGTACGTGGTCGAGGGACCGCAGTACGGCTTTACCAGCATCCCGACCAGCATCTACTGGGCGGTGGTCACCCTGACCACGGTCGGCTACGGGGATATCGCGCCCAAGACCCCGGTGGGCAAGACCCTGGCCTCGGTCGCGATGATCCTGGGGTACGGCATCATCGCCGTGCCGACGGGCATCGTCACCGTCGGGCTGGCGCAGGCTCAGGCCAGCCGGCGCAGCGACCGCCTGTGCCCGCGCTGCGGCCTGGAGCGCCATGAGCCCGATGCCCGCTACTGCCGGCGCTGCGGCCAGAACCTGCCGGAGTCAGGATCCGGGGCGATCCCGGAGCTCCCGTGA